The DNA segment TGGCACTGTCAAAAAATGTCTTAGAAGCATAGAAGTTATCATAATCGTATCGTAAATCTGAACCATTGTCCAAGAAATCAGTGTCAACCGAAAAATTATCTGTCACGGCCGTGTAATTTCCTAGTACATAGTGATCGCTGCTGTTGAAGCTTGCCTTGAGAACATGTTTTCTGAATTTGTCAAGTGAAGAGGTGTCAACTCCATTTTTTCCATCAATGGAAACTGGATAGAAATCAGGACATTCCCACATGCCAGTCCTTGTGGATGAGTGAACAGGTTCTTTACTCTGTGTCCATGTAACAAAATCTCGACTTCGATATAGCAGTGCCCTTCCGTGGCTATTCATCTCGTTCCCAACTAAGACCCTCCGTAATCCATCAGGACCTTGCCAAGCAGTTGTAGGATCCCTAAAGTTCTCTGAGTCCATACCATCAACATGGGTGATTACAGGATTATGAGATGATTTTACCCATTCCCTTAGCATAGGATCAGATAAGTTTTTCGGCtcggccaagttttgaacttggcGGTTCATGGTAACACCTCCCGTATATAAAATGATTGGTTTTCCCCCGGAAAGGAACGTGGTTGAGCCTGACCAGCAGCCGTTGATATCGAAAGGATCATCAGGAGAAAGTGCAATATCAAGATGAATCCAGTTGACAAGATCATATGATATTGAATGAGCCCATGTTATGTTGCCCCACACTGCAGCATATGGATTATATTGATAGAACAGATGGTAAACTCCCTTGTAGTACATGGGACCTGAGTTAGATGTATCCATTTTAGAAGATTTGCATACTtctattacaaaattaaatggtGGGACTTTGTTTATTCATATGAAGAGTTCCATGAATATCTGAAATGAACTTTCAGCCTTCTAGTAATCAATACATAGAACAAATGAAGAACATGTAACACATGACAAGCATAACCAGGAGAAACAAAAAGTTTTACCATTAGGATCTGCAGTGCCATAAGTGCCAATTTGAAGATTACATGTAAAACACACACATACACAGAACAAAGACAAAGTCAACTCTCTATAACAGGGGATAAAGACTGTAAACCACAGTTGTAAGGAAACAAACCATTCATCCAGTTTTTGGGAGGCTGAAAGTGGTAACCAGTTCTATAAGGCTGATCCTGTGGAAGAGATTGAAGCTTTTCATCATCTCTATCAGATTGAACTCCATTCCCAAGCAACCCAAAGCAGGAGCCTACGACCAAAACAACAGATAAATCCATTGTAACCTTCAGTTTCAGGTCAGTCATCAATGGCTCAATGGGTTGCTATATACTTCCTATGAAGATACTAAAATACTGAAGGAAGTTTTCGAAGGTCAGATTGAATCATCTTATGGTCTTGCAAAGTCGACTTTAATTTCATTGATGAAAATGGGACAGTGCCGGTCGTTATAAAACTTTGAATAACAATAGAGACAGGTTTGACGAAAATTTCTTTTTGGTAACCaggtttaatgaatttaatacTCTGATTAATGCAACTTATCCATTTCAATACATCAACACTACTTTATGGCGAAAAACACAAGGAATACAACACGTGTCGTGCCTCTTATCTGTCTATTCAAATGGGTCTAATGATGCTTTAGTCCCTACTTCtatcataaatttaaaatgcGGTTTGTTAATTTTAAGTGTTATTCATTACTGTAAAAAATTACTGTGAGAAGTTAAAATGTcgattttagacatgatattgaaaagtaaattttatttaatttaaataatttgatattttgataaataaaatataaattttaaatatgtttaagattctatattattaataaaactctAGGTTAAGAAATGACTAATATACTCTTTTGTCAAATAgctattactattattttggTGGTCATTTtgtcttttcatacttttatataatttttaaattaaataactaaaactaaCATATCTAAAGATTGAACTCATATTCAATGGATTTATAAATAAATCCTTTAgcattacaataataataattcttgagtaagctttaaaaaaaattaacttttaacataAATTGTTTTCTCTTATCAAATTTGTGTATATAGATTATGTCACCGattaagttggtgtcacaagtcaactcatactaactcacaattgatgataacaccatgataaacaattaTAATGCATTGAATAGtgttaatctaatatatataactgTTAAAAATccgttttactcacaatttaatctattttttattttaatattatatatatttaatgtgttCTTATGATTAATTGGTTTATCTATGTACTAAATTTGTGGTTTCTACATGCATACAcatgtgatagaatttctagctaatataaattatttgtaaaattaatgataaaaaatattacaaaaatttaaatataattaaaaggatatgtaaataatttaacataattataaactatagttaaataactttttttattaaatagttaaataatttaatataataatagatgatatttaaataatttaatataatgaaacataaaatataaattaatctaaatatttaagtgctttttaaatagttaatataaataatggtattttgatatttttacttcaaaacgtaaaagccaaaatttacctaaatgcAAACTTTTGCATTTGGGTGAAAATACACCTTTTTTACGGTAGTTATAACCCTAAAGCcatgataattgttaaattcgttaaattaatttccaaaatttgatacgtcaaacatattatcatatgtgtaatgttaTTTCAGcctgttatttttacatattacttattaaaatttcaattaatgaaTTAACGATTGTCATTTGCATAaagattgaaaatttaaaattcgaGACCTAAAATAATCCAATTAAAAAATATGAGCTAAATCTACAATTGTACGTATAATGTTGGACTAGTAATTGAATCTAATCTAACGAATCTAATAGATACCGTTTGGGTCAGggctaaattttcaaaattttaaaagtacatggactaaaattaaccaattcaagaTGTACagagactaaaattgatcaaattataatataaggactaaatccacaacatttgaaaagtatagagactaataAAAAGtttaatcttaaaatttaaaatcctttcaaaattttaatcccCAAATCTCAaacctaattttaatttatttagaaactTAAAGCTAAAAAACCATACCCAGTTGGAATTCTAATCCAATCCATTTGAAAATGAAACCTAAGTTGCTTCTGTTAGTACAACAGAAGGAAGACAAATAGATGATGAAACATCTGTGATAAAAATTGTGTTGTAAATGTATAATTGGTTCTATTTCACTTGAGTGGTCCTAATGCTACTGATCCCTAAAAGTGCTTTGTTGCATGCgggaatgtatatatatatattgaagatAGAGATAGGGATATTGCATGGTGGGGTTGTTATAAAGTTGTTTATTGAAGTGGACTTAAAAAGGGATGTGATCATACATACGGTAGGAGATGTGCTTGTAAGCTTGAAATAGGTTTTTTTTGgtgaaacaaaaaaattaaacaaagatTACATCATATTCATTTGATCAATTGCTCCCCTAGGTTTATTTTGAATGAGAATTTCTGAGGAAGCATGAAGACCCGTCATAAACTTGGAGACCTATCCTCCCTTCTGAGCTCAATTTAGGCAAACAGTCCGCAATACGATTGTCTTCTCTATGAACATGCCGAATCAACCAATGCCTTTCCGTATTCATTATCCTTTGGACTCTCCTGAGAATTGTAATGCTCAAGTCTCCCAATAAATTATCCTAAAAGTTTGAACTACTTCCAAATTCCTATTCTGATCTAGCAACACTACACCAGTAGGCACTACTCCAGACCTTTG comes from the Gossypium hirsutum isolate 1008001.06 chromosome A06, Gossypium_hirsutum_v2.1, whole genome shotgun sequence genome and includes:
- the LOC107962861 gene encoding beta-fructofuranosidase, insoluble isoenzyme CWINV1 isoform X2 codes for the protein MTDLKLKVTMDLSVVLVVGSCFGLLGNGVQSDRDDEKLQSLPQDQPYRTGYHFQPPKNWMNGPMYYKGVYHLFYQYNPYAAVWGNITWAHSISYDLVNWIHLDIALSPDDPFDINGCWSGSTTFLSGGKPIILYTGGVTMNRQVQNLAEPKNLSDPMLREWVKSSHNPVITHVDGMDSENFRDPTTAWQGPDGLRRVLVGNEMNSHGRALLYRSRDFVTWTQSKEPVHSSTRTGMWECPDFYPVSIDGKNGVDTSSLDKFRKHVLKASFNSSDHYVLGNYTAVTDNFSVDTDFLDNGSDLRYDYDNFYASKTFFDSAKKRRILWAWIQESDSTTDDVKKTGLVYSHFPRSILLSKTGKQLIQWPVEEIEKQRTVNVRFKNKELKGGSVLEISGITASQSDVEVSFNSSNLKEADLLDPSWVDPQLLCSQKTASVGGNIGPFGILVLASKDLTEQTSIFFRVFRSNEKYVVLMCSDQSRSSLEEGLKKTIYGAFIDIDPLNEMISLRSLIDHSIVESFGGEGRACITARVYPKLAIDNQAYLYAFNNSTFDVNISTLNAWSMKKAQIVSFTKRRKPHLN
- the LOC107962861 gene encoding beta-fructofuranosidase, insoluble isoenzyme CWINV1 isoform X1, coding for MTDLKLKVTMDLSVVLVVGSCFGLLGNGVQSDRDDEKLQSLPQDQPYRTGYHFQPPKNWMNDPNGPMYYKGVYHLFYQYNPYAAVWGNITWAHSISYDLVNWIHLDIALSPDDPFDINGCWSGSTTFLSGGKPIILYTGGVTMNRQVQNLAEPKNLSDPMLREWVKSSHNPVITHVDGMDSENFRDPTTAWQGPDGLRRVLVGNEMNSHGRALLYRSRDFVTWTQSKEPVHSSTRTGMWECPDFYPVSIDGKNGVDTSSLDKFRKHVLKASFNSSDHYVLGNYTAVTDNFSVDTDFLDNGSDLRYDYDNFYASKTFFDSAKKRRILWAWIQESDSTTDDVKKTGLVYSHFPRSILLSKTGKQLIQWPVEEIEKQRTVNVRFKNKELKGGSVLEISGITASQSDVEVSFNSSNLKEADLLDPSWVDPQLLCSQKTASVGGNIGPFGILVLASKDLTEQTSIFFRVFRSNEKYVVLMCSDQSRSSLEEGLKKTIYGAFIDIDPLNEMISLRSLIDHSIVESFGGEGRACITARVYPKLAIDNQAYLYAFNNSTFDVNISTLNAWSMKKAQIVSFTKRRKPHLN